One window of Papaver somniferum cultivar HN1 chromosome 9, ASM357369v1, whole genome shotgun sequence genomic DNA carries:
- the LOC113313152 gene encoding pentatricopeptide repeat-containing protein ELI1, chloroplastic-like, with translation MVSVTPKVPVILLYTLQNTFPKVQQRPNSTLATKIISLVNQGQSRKGLLLFNQLQSFEVRVTGFLLTAVLKCCARLEALNEGKQTHCVIFKYGFNKDLILMTSLMDMYFKSRSVCEARNVFDEMTERDVIAVNGMISGLCRCNLTSEAVQIFEKDVGSWNSLISGLGQNMEGLGALNFFRIMRSEGMKIDLTTMVSVLSVSADLAALVNGQQVHCLVIKHGFEMYLPIGNATVDMYAKSGCINDALLCFNNITSRNVVSWTSLILGLGKHGLGYEALRAFDQMEMEGVVPNNVTFLGVLYACSHARLVEQGLEVFNKMIYKYSFNPMMEHYTCMVDLLGRAGKLEEARVFIEKMPVNPDVKLLTAFLSSCFSFMNVELTRKVGEKLLELQPDDAGAYILLSNFYGLVGDLEGVAKVRRLMSSRGIRKEKACTWIEIRGKVYVFESGDRSHLLHKEIYSYLEELIKKMKKIGYVPNLSLVVQNVDDQRKEEILLGHSEKLAIVFGLLSTPPGSMITIVKNLRICIDCHAATAFISKIAGREIVARDSSRFHRFKDGLCSCGNHW, from the coding sequence ATGGTTTCTGTGACACCTAAAGTGCCTGTCATCCTCCTTTATACTCTGCAAAATACCTTCCCCAAAGTACAGCAAAGACCAAATTCAACATTGGCTACCAAGATAATTTCTCTAGTAAACCAAGGGCAAAGCAGAAAAGGTTTGCTTCTTTTCAACCAGCTTCAATCATTTGAAGTTAGAGTAACTGGATTCTTACTCACAGCTGTTCTCAAATGTTGTGCAAGACTTGAAGCTCTTAATGAAGGAAAACAGACCCATTGTGTAATATTCAAATATGGGTTCAATAAGGACTTGATTCTAATGACATCTCTAATGGATATGTATTTTAAATCCAGAAGCGTTTGTGAAGCTCGTAATGTGTTTGATGAAATGACTGAAAGAGATGTGATAGCAGTTAATGGAATGATCAGCGGGTTATGCCGATGCAATTTAACATCAGAGGCAGTTCAAATATTTGAGAAAGACGTGGGGTCATGGAATTCATTGATTTCAGGCCTTGGTCAGAATATGGAGGGACTTGGAGCTCTGAATTTCTTTAGGATAATGCGATCAGAAGGAATGAAAATTGATCTTACGACGATGGTAAGTGTGCTATCGGTTTCTGCTGACTTAGCAGCTTTGGTTAATGGTCAACAAGTACATTGTTTGGTTATTAAACATGGCTTTGAAATGTATCTTCCAATTGGGAACGCTACAGTTGATATGTACGCAAAAAGTGGGTGCATAAATGATGCGTTGCTTTGTTTTAACAATATCACATCTAGGAATGTAGTTTCTTGGACTTCTTTGATATTGGGTTTAGGGAAACATGGACTTGGATATGAAGCTCTGAGAGCTTTTGATCAAATGGAAATGGAGGGAGTTGTACCGAACAATGTTACATTCTTGGGTGTTTTATATGCATGTAGTCATGCAAGGTTGGTGGAGCAAGGATTAGAAGTTTTCAACAAAATGATTTATAAATACTCTTTCAATCCCATGATGGAGCATTATACATGCATGGTTGATCTCCTCGGACGAGCTGGAAAACTTGAAGAAGCACGTGTATTCATCGAGAAAATGCCAGTTAATCCTGACGTCAAGCTTCTGACTGCATTCCTTAGTTCGTGTTTTTCTTTCATGAATGTAGAGTTAACAAGAAAAGTGGGGGAGAAGTTACTTGAGTTGCAGCCTGATGACGCAGGAGCTTATATATTGTTATCCAACTTCTATGGATTGGTTGGAGATTTGGAAGGTGTTGCAAAGGTTAGAAGGTTGATGTCCAGCAGGGGAATCAGGAAGGAAAAAGCTTGTACGTGGATTGAGATTAGGGGAAAAGTTTATGTCTTTGAATCAGGAGATAGATCACATCTGCTCCATAAAGAGATCTATAGTTATTTGGAGGAACTaatcaagaaaatgaagaaaattgGATACGTACCGAATTTAAGCTTAGTGGTGCAGAATGTGGATGAtcagagaaaagaagaaatattGTTAGGTCACAGCGAGAAGCTTGCGATTGTATTTGGGCTTCTTAGCACGCCGCCAGGTTCTATGATCACGATTGTCAAGAATCTTCGAATATGTATAGATTGTCATGCAGCAACTGCGTTTATCTCGAAAATTGCAGGGAGAGAGATTGTGGCAAGAGACTCAAGTCGGTTCCATCGGTTTAAAGATGGATTATGTTCTTGTGGAAACCACTGGTGA
- the LOC113312477 gene encoding uncharacterized protein LOC113312477: protein MTRARMAPSKILSKLKEDDKNNKNTLQRIYNARSNLRRKDLQGRLVMQQLLWLAQKKNYACQKKLDEFGHVTHLFIAHTECVKLALCFPQVLILDCTYKTNKYEMPLMNVVGHTSTKSPFTVDFCFLKDGLKESYVWALEQVKLVFREDALPKIMVTDQEAALLFAIRKVFQDAQNFLCTFHIWNNVRKKCQPIIQPLKLKELEKIAKLPYGERQVKKKQFKKEYEANEMMWACFSNDWDALVWSITEEVYEENVAKLIANWSVKYPEIIIYLRKKSLDTNKHRFLRAFKNHHKHFDNQATSMVESAHYRLKRNLFGCVDTFVTVFEAMEDYFMSGVIRIKTLFEKSLMMKHDDFLDDKRLRGLIHRVSHLCLELIMKEVHLMDKMDANSQEECVCKMRESMGLSCRHDLLRYKDYMVPFEDIDPHWKQLSFDPIPDDDDDVEIRDTPYGKWLAEMYRGMFRAQKQILWHNMMPILYPHTQQGLLEPEKGPQKGRPPSKETRKEQREKANVLGKKRVLLEGIQSGSSTMLQSTKKRRR from the coding sequence atgacacgagcacgtatgGCACCCTCTAAAATTCTTAGTAAATTGAAGGAGGATGATAAGAATAACAAGAATACGTTGCAACGAATCTATAACGCTAGAAGTAATTTGAGAAGGAAGGATTTGCAAGGTAGGTTGGTGATGCAACAATTATTGTGGTTGGCGCAAAAGAAGAACTATGCTTGCCAAAAGAAATTGGATGAATTCGGCCATGTGACACACCTTTTTATTGCCCATACAGAATGCGTAAAGTTGGcgttatgcttcccacaagttctcatattggattgcacttacaagaccaATAAGTATGAGATGCCCTTGATGAACGTTGTTGGTCACACGTCAACCAAGTCACCTTTCactgttgatttttgttttttgaaagatGGGTTGAAAGAAAGTTATGTTTGGGCATTGGAACAAGTGAAGTTAGTCTTCCGAGAGGATGCTCTTCCAAAGATCATGGTAACCGACCAAGAGGCGGCATTGTTGTTTGCTATAAGGAAGGTATTTCAAGACGCGCAGAACTTTCTTTGTACCTTTCATATATGGAATAATGTTAGGAAAAAATGCCAACCGATAATTCAACCGCTTAAGTTGAAAGAGCTAGAGAAGATTGCTAAATTACCGTATGGAGAACGACAAGTGAAGAAGAAACAATTCAAGAAAGAATATGAGGCTAATGAAATGATGTGGGCATGTTTCTCCAACGATTGGGATGCTttggtatggtcaatcaccgaaGAAGTGTATGAAGAAAATGTTGCAAAACTCATTGCGAATTGGAGCGTCAAATACCCGGAAATCATTATATATTTACGCAAGAAATCCTTGGATACCAACAAACATAGATTTTTAAGGGCATTTAAAAACCACCACAagcacttcgacaaccaagctacaagtatggtagagtcggctcactATCGTTTGAAGAGGAATCTATTTGGGTGCGTGGACACGTTCGTCACGGTGTTTGAAGCAATGGAAGACTATTTCATGAGTGGTGTTATAAGAATTAAAACGTTATTCGAGAAAAGTCTAATGATGAAGCATGATGATTTTTTGGATGATAAGAGGCTTCGGGGACTAATCCATCGGGTCTCTCATTTGTGCCTTGAACTTATAATGAAGGAAGTGCATTTGATGGACAAAATGGATGCTAACTCCCAAGAAGAGTGTGTTTGCAAAATGAGGGAAAGCATGGGACTTTCGTGTCGGCATGAtctacttcggtacaaggattATATGGTACCttttgaggatattgatcctCATTGGAAACAATTGAGTTTTGACCCTATCCCCGACGATGACGATGATGTAGAGATTCGGGACACACCGTATGGAAAATGGTTGGCCGAGATGTACCGTGGGATGTTCCGAGCTCAAAAACAAATCTTATGGCACAACATGATGCCAATCCTCTATCCTCACACACAACAAGGTTTACTAGAACCGGAAAAGGGGCCACAAAAAGGTAGGCCACCCTCCAAAGAAACCCGAAAAGAGCAAAGAGAAAAAGCGAATGTACTTGGCAAAAAAAGGGTCCTATTGGAAGGGATCCAATCGGGGTCGAGTACCATGTTGCAAAgtacgaagaagagaagaaggtaa
- the LOC113313151 gene encoding TOM1-like protein 6, whose amino-acid sequence MFTSLTARVDKATSELLAGPDWHMNSAICDSMNNNLWLTKDMVKALKKRLKHRNPKIQVLALTLLETMMKNCGDYLHLQISERNILRELIKIVRKTFNAQVRDKILILIETWQEAYGGADGKRPQYYWAYTQLRRAGVQFPERPADTSPACTPPVKQLTQGQSQAGSELSRSSSLSLKESESSDQDKSEEVESLSLSHMDCIRSIKEVLADMLYNFTPNEGEPNKREVMLELVDQCRCNQKKLARFLNSNGDQDLLTHGLRLNDSLNNVLAKYDAIVSGQVLIKNSIPRQSDNTKRSTTHTEIVDTTCKQTEIIDMPRQTEIIDMSPKQTEVEKVSPAPSEVIELIPISNETETDMNTSKKNQVEEEEEENDHVMLLHRQTRNKSNLTANAGGADSYDLIDILTPEASMVPATASISTNPFSSLVLTTPPPPVRTNMKEQDLVDHLSITLSTTTISPQSTLTPLSPSNQNMLQLPMSPSASPTTNGHPYGSHPYVENQLPYGSYVAPWVQAQFHPQPQTQPQLPNFSSACPPPPWATTAHVNGGQIALAMTTPSTSLMHHVNASPASYMPMQQFAVVPANGNHGPAMYGEEQAMVVMRNPNPAIGQKAFIPSYRLFEDLDVLGSPERKFYRMNSTVSNQAAL is encoded by the exons ATGTTTACCTCCTTGACGGCAAGAGTTGATAAGGCAACAAGTGAATTGCTTGCCGGACCTGATTGGCATATGAACTCTGCTATTTGTGATTCCATGAATAATAATCTCTG GTTAACAAAAGATATGGTCAAGGCATTGAAGAAAAGATTGAAGCATAGGAACCCAAAGATTCAAGTACTTGCTTTGACG CTTTTGGAAACCATGATGAAAAATTGTGGTGATTACCTGCACTTACAAATAAGTGAACGAAACATCCTCCGCGAACTTATTAAGATCGTTAGGAAGACG TTTAATGCGCAAGTGAGGGATAAGATTTTGATACTGATTGAAACTTGGCAAGAAGCATATGGTGGTGCCGATGGGAAACGACCTCAATATTACTGGGCGTACACCCAATTAAGG AGAGCTGGAGTACAATTCCCTGAACGCCCAGCTGATACAAGTCCAGCATGCACACCACCTGTTAAACAGCTGACACAAGGACAATCACAAGCAGGGTCAGAACTGTCAAGGAGTAGTTCACTAAGCCTGAAAGAATCAGAATCTTCTGATCAGGATAAGAGTGAAGAAGTGGAAAGTCTAAG TTTATCACACATGGATTGTATTCGGAGTATTAAGGAGGTCCTAGCTGACATGTTGTACAATTTTACCCCTAATGAAGGCGAG CCCAACAAACGCGAAGTGATGCTTGAGCTTGTGGACCAGTGTCGCTGCAACCAGAAAAAGCTTGCTCGGTTCTTGAATTCAAATGG TGATCAGGATCTCCTTACGCACGGCCTCCGTTTGAATGACAGTCTAAACAATGTACTTGCCAAATATGATGCCATAGTGTCTGGTCAAGTCCTGATAAAAAACTCCATCCCTAGACAATCTGACAACACAAAAAGGAGCACTACACACACCGAAATTGTAGACACGACGTGCAAACAAACAGAAATAATAGACATGCCAAGACAAACTGAAATCATAGACATGAGCCCTAAACAAACTGAAGTGGAGAAAGTGAGCCCTGCGCCATCTGAAGTAATTGAACTGATCCCAATATCAAATGAGACAGAAACAGACATGAATACTTCCAAAAAGAACCAAgttgaagaggaggaagaagagaatgatcatgtaatgttgCTTCACAG GCAAACCAGAAATAAATCTAACCTTACTGCAAATGCTGGTGGTGCTGATTCATATGATCTAATCGACATCCTAACTCCAGAAGCATCAATGGTTCCAGCAACAGCTTCCATAAGCACCAACCCATTCAGTTCTTTGGTTCTGACAACCCCACCTCCGCCTGTGAGGACTAATATGAAAGAGCAAGACCTGGTTGATCATTTGAGCATCACACTATCAACGACCACAATTTCACCTCAATCTACTCTAACACCTCTATCACCCTCAAACCAAAACATGCTTCAACTACCGATGTCTCCTAGCGCGTCACCAACCACAAATGGGCATCCTTATGGGTCCCACCCTTATGTAGAAAATCAGTTACCATACGGGAGTTATGTTGCCCCTTGGGTCCAAGCTCAATTTCATCCTCAACCACAAACACAACCTCAACTACCTAATTTCTCATCTGCCTGTCCTCCCCCACCTTGGGCAACAACGGCGCATGTGAACGGTGGCCAGATTGCGTTAGCTATGACAACACCTTCTACATCTCTAATGCATCATGTTAATGCTTCTCCGGCTTCATACATGCCCATGCAACAATTTGCTGTAGTCCCAGCAAATGGAAACCATGGTCCTGCTATGTATGGAGAAGAACAGGCCATGGTGGTTATGAGAAACCCTAATCCTGCAATAGGACAAAAAGCATTTATTCCCTCTTACAGATTGTTTGAAGATCTAGATGTACTTGGAAGTCCAGAGAGAAAATTTTACAGGATGAACAGCACAGTGTCTAATCAAGCCGCCTTATGA